AGTATAAGTCTGTCTATTCTGtatttggaaaaaatatataataattttttcttaaCAGAAAATCCCAGTATGAATTCTGAAGGAAACTTCATGTTATCACTGAATTATAACGTAGAAGATGAAGATATCATTCCGCactcttcaggagaaaacctcTTTACCCTTAGTGTATATCCGGGACTTCATAGTACAGATCTATTATATAATCCCCCTAATCACAAGGAACCATCTCATGACCGATCAAAGATTGTTCCGACGAGTAGAGGTCAGAAAGgaggtaaaaaatttaaatccggTAAAGAATTCACAAAAAGATCAAGTCTTTCTAcacagagaaatcacacaggggagcaTCCATACACCTGTtcacaatgtgggaaatgtttaaaaaaaaaatcatatcttgttatacatgaaagaattcacacaggagaaaaaccgtattcatgttcagaatgtgggaaatgttttacagacaaATCAAGTCTTATTtgccatgagagaattcacacaggagagaagccgtattcatgttcagaatgtgggagatgttttaataaaaaatcacaccttgttaaacatgagagaattcacacaggagagaagccgttctcgtgtacagaatgtgggaaatgttttagagaGAAATCGAGTTTTATTAGACAtggaagaattcacacaggagagaagccgtattcatgttcagaatgtgggaaaggttTTATACAAAAATctgatcttgttaaacatgaaagaattcacagaagatggatgtagagatgagcaaatatacAGAAATTTGTTTTGGGTCAGATTCGAACAAATCAGTCAGCAGATTAGATTCGGGTACAGATAAATTCAACTCAAATCTAAAGTGCTCAGCTTGCCCTGGCAAATAGTggatgactagagttgagtgaacttCTATTTTCAAGTTCAGTGTACAAGGTTTgggatatctaagaattctgttatggattccgctaccacggaccattatTAAcacagcggaatccataacggaattcttagataacccctaCCTTATAcatcgaacttgaaaacagaagttcgctcatccctctGGATGACATTCTGGGCTTTCCTAGGACTGGATGCAACTTCTTTCAAACTTTTTAAAGTAGCACCCCCAGAAAAACTTTCTAAAAGGTCACAGAATAATCTGTAGTACAAGTAATCTTCTCACCATtttctgtatttgtgagttatcccctcccttctgatccttatctgtgtcatgtgaccagcactctgatttccaactgacacaggacatcAGTAacttctccattcattcctatgagactcaGATTGAGGCTTCCATAAGAATACACAGAGAACTGGCTCCCTGTCCACACATAATATGCTGTCTTATTTGGAAAGTCAGACTGTTGGTcagatgacacagctgaggatcagaaaggAGGGGATTACTGACAAATACtatcactggtaagaagattatctTCATTACAGTTTACATCATATACCTTTAAAACTggtcatagaataaaaaaatatgtgggagtgcttctttaacgaCAAAACAGTATTAGTAATCTTAAAGTGCCAGTGACATATACGGCTATGGGTAAACAGATGGTAGTCGGTGGTCAAAAGCAGCCTGTTTACTAACACATGCCTTTGttatactttttaaaataaaaaaaatacaaaaagattCCTTTATGGGGAAGGTGTCTGGTGGTGTTTCTGCGCACATGGTGTCAGAAGAGGCAGTGGCTTGTTTTGAACAAGCATTCCAAGAAAATCTtcct
This portion of the Bufo gargarizans isolate SCDJY-AF-19 chromosome 1, ASM1485885v1, whole genome shotgun sequence genome encodes:
- the LOC122925050 gene encoding gastrula zinc finger protein XlCGF71.1-like, with amino-acid sequence MNSEGNFMLSLNYNVEDEDIIPHSSGENLFTLSVYPGLHSTDLLYNPPNHKEPSHDRSKIVPTSRGQKGGKKFKSGKEFTKRSSLSTQRNHTGEHPYTCSQCGKCLKKKSYLVIHERIHTGEKPYSCSECGKCFTDKSSLICHERIHTGEKPYSCSECGRCFNKKSHLVKHERIHTGEKPFSCTECGKCFREKSSFIRHGRIHTGEKPYSCSECGKGFIQKSDLVKHERIHRRWM